A DNA window from Zingiber officinale cultivar Zhangliang chromosome 3A, Zo_v1.1, whole genome shotgun sequence contains the following coding sequences:
- the LOC122052165 gene encoding elongator complex protein 6-like isoform X2: MNPSFSSPTTNLLDEALGIGCTGSVPWRIALVQDCVEASGAFLLHHLLKRSLSAEAAGAVVFLGLAQPFSHYDRVLRKMGCNLSLQRNKNKLHFIDLLDLEFLVAGGTDQNAIEDGFMNLYNRILRFIEANNLMHNNGGWIRIIIDDISLLEIAAQGSSSHTFDFLQYCATLTSELDCSLLILNHGDIYSSEEDQCLLSHLDYLSDVVIKAETLSTGIAVDVHGQVGSCLFNSGILPTVQHNS, translated from the exons ATGAAcccttctttctcttctcctacTACCAATCTCCTCGACGAGGCTCTTGGGATCGGTTGCACCGGTTCTGTACCGTGGCGCATTGCCCTTGTCCAGGACTGCGTCGAGGCCAGCGGTGCTTTCCTCCTGCACCACCTCTTGAAGCGCTCCCTCTCCGCTGAAGCTGCCGGGGCCGTTGTGTTCCTCGGCCTCGCGCAGCCGTTCTCCCACTATGACCGTGTCCTGCGGAAGATG GGATGCAATCTATCATTGCAAAGGAACAAGAATAAACTTCATTTTATCGACTTGCTTGATTTAGAGTTTCTGG TGGCAGGTGGAACAGATCAAAATGCTATCGAAGATGGATTCATGAATTTGTATAATAGGATTTTGAGGTTTATAGAAGCTAATAACTTGATGCATAACAATGGAGGATGGATTCGTATCATAATTGATGATATCTCTCTTTTGGAAATAGCTGCTCAGGGCTCTAGCAGTCATACCTTTGACTTTCTTCAGTATTGCGCAACCCTTACCTCTGAACTG GATTGTTCTCTGTTGATTCTGAATCATGGAGATATTTATTCAAGTGAAGAAGACCAGTGTCTGCTCTCGCATCTGGACTACTTATCGGATGTTGTGATAAAAGCAGAAACTCTATCTACTGGTATAGCTGTTGATGTCCATGGTCAG